In a genomic window of Pedobacter sp. KBS0701:
- a CDS encoding DUF1501 domain-containing protein, whose product MNRRNFLRNTGFVAAGTLFVPAFMKPLEAMALDELSLYKNLVVVQLSGGNDGLNTVVPFGNDIYYQKRSSIAIKPEEVIKLNDMQGLNPNMAALQEIHDQGWMTIINDVGYPNPDRSHFRSMDIWQTGSDSNQFLSTGWIGRYLDSNCQTCKFPYTAIEVDDSLSLAMKGQTKKGIALKDPAALFRNTNDPFFKAMLQNDKEHLDEDNLGYLYKTMIETSSSANYIQNTSKVYQSKSTYPNSGFANQLKTVSKFISSGLKTRVYYVSLSGFDTHVNQVGQQGNLLKQYSEGMAAFLKDLKTNNKLDDTLVITFSEFGRRVEQNASNGTDHGTANNMFVFGGKLKKQGIFNAAPNLGDLDTGDLKYQLDFRQVYGTILDKWLDVNNADILNKKFNTLDFI is encoded by the coding sequence ATGAACAGAAGAAATTTTTTAAGAAATACAGGATTTGTTGCAGCAGGTACGCTATTCGTTCCGGCTTTTATGAAACCACTTGAGGCCATGGCACTTGATGAATTGAGCCTCTATAAAAACCTGGTTGTGGTGCAGCTTTCCGGCGGAAATGACGGCTTAAATACAGTCGTTCCATTTGGAAATGACATTTATTATCAAAAAAGAAGTAGTATCGCCATTAAGCCTGAAGAAGTGATCAAATTGAACGATATGCAGGGCTTAAACCCAAATATGGCTGCGCTGCAGGAAATACATGATCAAGGCTGGATGACCATCATTAACGATGTTGGCTACCCTAACCCAGACCGGTCGCACTTCCGTTCGATGGATATCTGGCAAACCGGTAGTGATAGTAATCAATTTTTATCCACCGGATGGATTGGCCGCTATTTGGACAGCAATTGTCAAACCTGTAAATTCCCTTATACCGCGATAGAAGTTGATGACTCACTTTCTCTGGCCATGAAAGGGCAAACCAAAAAAGGAATTGCATTAAAAGATCCTGCAGCCTTATTCCGTAATACGAACGACCCGTTCTTTAAGGCCATGCTGCAAAATGATAAAGAGCATTTGGATGAAGATAATTTGGGCTACTTGTACAAAACCATGATCGAAACCTCGTCATCAGCCAATTATATACAGAATACTTCCAAAGTTTATCAGTCTAAATCAACATATCCTAACTCGGGTTTTGCCAACCAGTTAAAGACAGTTTCGAAATTTATTTCCTCGGGATTAAAAACAAGGGTTTATTATGTTTCGTTAAGCGGTTTCGATACCCACGTAAACCAGGTCGGTCAGCAGGGAAATCTGCTCAAGCAATACAGCGAGGGTATGGCCGCTTTCTTAAAAGACTTAAAAACCAATAATAAATTAGACGATACTTTGGTAATTACCTTCTCCGAGTTCGGCCGCAGAGTAGAACAAAATGCCAGTAACGGAACCGACCATGGAACAGCAAACAATATGTTTGTTTTTGGCGGAAAATTGAAGAAACAAGGAATATTTAATGCAGCTCCTAACTTGGGTGATTTAGATACCGGAGATTTAAAATACCAATTGGATTTCAGGCAGGTTTATGGTACCATTTTAGATAAATGGCTGGATGTAAATAATGCTGATATTCTGAATAAGAAGTTTAATACGCTGGATTTTATATAG
- a CDS encoding DUF1080 domain-containing protein: MNKYTLLFIPALFAGRAMAQDKKPDPANDPKATEVWEPVPKIVTPGKLPQDAPSDAIILFNGRNLDAWHSVKDPSKPAAWTIDDGFFTVKKGTGNIETNKKFTDYQLHLEWKIPENISGEGQARGNSGVFLASTGGGDDGYEIQILDVYNNKTYVNGQTGSVYKQAVPLANANKKPGEWQYYDIIWNAPRFNEDGTVQKPASVTLFLNGVLLQNGFVLKGATRYIGAPEYKKHGPSSIKLQDHGDPSPAISYRNIWVREL, translated from the coding sequence ATGAACAAGTACACACTATTATTCATTCCTGCACTTTTTGCAGGGCGAGCTATGGCGCAAGATAAGAAACCAGATCCTGCCAATGACCCTAAAGCAACGGAGGTTTGGGAGCCAGTCCCTAAAATTGTTACACCAGGTAAACTGCCTCAAGATGCACCATCTGATGCTATAATTCTTTTTAATGGTAGAAATTTAGATGCATGGCACTCTGTTAAAGACCCATCTAAACCGGCTGCGTGGACAATTGACGATGGGTTTTTTACCGTAAAAAAAGGAACAGGAAACATCGAAACAAATAAAAAGTTTACAGATTACCAACTGCATCTGGAATGGAAAATCCCTGAAAACATTTCCGGCGAAGGTCAGGCGCGTGGAAATAGCGGAGTGTTTTTAGCTTCAACTGGTGGTGGTGATGATGGTTATGAAATCCAGATTTTAGATGTTTATAACAACAAAACCTATGTGAACGGACAAACAGGTAGCGTTTATAAACAAGCGGTTCCTCTAGCTAATGCCAACAAAAAACCTGGTGAATGGCAATATTATGATATCATTTGGAATGCGCCACGTTTTAATGAAGATGGAACAGTACAAAAACCAGCAAGTGTTACTTTATTTTTAAATGGAGTACTTTTACAGAACGGATTTGTATTAAAAGGTGCAACGAGATACATCGGTGCTCCTGAATATAAAAAGCATGGCCCTTCCTCAATCAAATTACAAGATCACGGAGACCCAAGCCCTGCCATTAGCTACAGAAACATCTGGGTAAGAGAACTATAA
- a CDS encoding DUF1800 family protein, translating to MMSTKDNFLKVKHLYNRAGFGISYTDLQKLSKKKLDKVVDNLLKDSQKDDPINLVNDFESKRQLLVQAGLYAKKDLTDDEKKMRQQIIREQNDVSRDLNIAFITKMINTDAPLREKMTLFWHGHFACRSNNPYFAQQLNNIQRANALGSFKTLLIEVSKSPAMLQYLNNQQNKKGKPNENFARELMELFTLGRGNYTEQDIKESARSFTGWMYDKDGSFIFRNNQHDTGTKTFFGKIGNFEGENIIDIILEKPETAQFIAWKVYKFFVNDNPNEEHVKELATHFYNSKYDIASMMKKMFTSDWFYSPENVGTKIKSPAEFLVGLSREFYVTYNKPQVLIQLQSSLGQYLFNPPNVAGWPGGQSWIDSSSLMLRMRIPSLVLNDGEIDFSGKADPEDEAVIALSRVATTNANANTKPKSYVNANADWPKFLGTLPKGLTPLALTEFLLQPKLNDKITAMVSDNKGLRSTAVEITSMPEYQLC from the coding sequence ATGATGAGCACAAAAGATAATTTCTTAAAAGTAAAACATCTTTACAATCGGGCCGGCTTCGGTATTTCTTATACCGACTTACAAAAATTAAGCAAAAAAAAACTTGATAAAGTAGTAGATAACTTGCTTAAAGATTCCCAAAAAGACGATCCCATCAATTTAGTAAATGATTTTGAATCAAAACGGCAGCTTTTGGTACAGGCAGGTTTATATGCTAAAAAAGACCTGACGGATGATGAAAAGAAAATGCGTCAGCAGATTATACGCGAGCAAAACGATGTGAGCCGCGACCTGAATATTGCCTTCATTACCAAGATGATTAATACGGATGCTCCGTTGAGGGAAAAGATGACGCTCTTTTGGCATGGTCATTTTGCGTGCCGCAGCAACAATCCCTATTTTGCACAACAACTAAACAACATTCAAAGAGCAAATGCCTTAGGAAGCTTTAAAACCTTATTGATTGAAGTTTCTAAATCGCCTGCAATGTTGCAATACCTCAATAACCAGCAGAATAAAAAAGGTAAGCCTAATGAGAATTTTGCCCGCGAACTTATGGAGCTTTTTACATTAGGAAGGGGAAATTATACCGAGCAGGACATTAAAGAATCTGCCCGCTCATTTACCGGCTGGATGTATGATAAAGATGGTTCGTTTATTTTTAGAAATAACCAGCACGATACCGGTACAAAAACCTTTTTCGGTAAAATCGGGAATTTTGAAGGCGAAAACATCATTGATATTATTCTTGAAAAACCAGAAACCGCACAATTTATTGCCTGGAAAGTATATAAGTTCTTTGTTAATGACAACCCAAATGAGGAACATGTTAAAGAACTAGCCACACATTTTTACAATTCGAAATACGACATTGCTTCGATGATGAAAAAAATGTTTACTTCTGATTGGTTTTATAGCCCGGAAAATGTAGGCACAAAAATTAAATCGCCAGCCGAATTTTTAGTGGGTTTAAGTCGGGAGTTTTATGTTACTTATAACAAACCACAGGTTTTAATACAGCTACAAAGCAGTTTGGGGCAATATTTATTTAACCCGCCCAATGTTGCAGGCTGGCCAGGCGGACAAAGCTGGATCGATAGCTCATCGTTAATGTTAAGGATGCGGATTCCTTCACTTGTGTTAAATGACGGAGAAATCGATTTTAGCGGCAAGGCAGATCCCGAAGATGAGGCCGTAATTGCACTAAGCAGGGTAGCAACCACCAATGCCAACGCCAATACAAAACCAAAATCATACGTTAACGCAAATGCCGATTGGCCTAAATTTTTAGGCACCTTGCCGAAAGGATTAACGCCATTAGCGCTCACCGAGTTTTTATTACAACCAAAATTAAACGATAAAATCACGGCCATGGTAAGTGATAATAAAGGACTGCGGAGTACTGCGGTTGAGATTACGAGTATGCCGGAGTATCAGTTGTGCTAG
- the aat gene encoding leucyl/phenylalanyl-tRNA--protein transferase: MFFQLLDNHPGFPDPALAEEDGLLAIGGDLSMERLLVAYSNGIFPWFSEGEPILWYSPHERCVIYPDKIKISKSMQKILKHEVFDITFNQAFAEVIRNCATTERKGQDGTWITNEMQQAYIHLHQQGYAHSVEVWLENQLVGGLYGLKVNRVFCGESMFSHVSNASKAALIFLSKMNIDLIDCQLPNDHLVSLGAEMISRELYMEMLEVH; the protein is encoded by the coding sequence ATGTTTTTTCAACTCTTAGATAATCACCCTGGTTTCCCTGATCCAGCTTTGGCAGAAGAGGATGGTTTGCTGGCCATTGGTGGAGATCTAAGTATGGAAAGATTGCTGGTTGCCTATTCTAACGGGATATTTCCGTGGTTTAGCGAAGGCGAACCAATCCTTTGGTATTCGCCACACGAGCGTTGTGTGATTTATCCTGATAAAATCAAAATCAGTAAAAGCATGCAGAAAATTTTAAAACACGAGGTTTTTGACATTACTTTTAACCAGGCTTTTGCCGAAGTGATCCGGAATTGTGCAACCACGGAAAGAAAGGGGCAGGATGGAACCTGGATTACAAACGAGATGCAACAGGCTTACATCCATCTTCATCAGCAGGGTTATGCCCACAGTGTAGAAGTTTGGCTGGAAAATCAATTGGTTGGTGGTTTATATGGACTTAAAGTTAACCGCGTGTTTTGTGGTGAAAGTATGTTTAGTCATGTCAGTAATGCTTCAAAAGCTGCCCTTATTTTTTTAAGCAAAATGAATATTGATTTGATTGACTGTCAGTTGCCAAATGACCATTTGGTGAGTTTGGGTGCAGAAATGATCAGCAGGGAGTTGTATATGGAAATGCTAGAGGTTCATTAA